The genome window GTTTTTCAATGCGGAATATAAGGATGCTTACAAATATTTTCTCGACTTCGGTCCTTTGAAAAAAGCCAATACAGACGCCTATTTTTCGGATCCCAACAGCATTTGGCGGCAAACGGTGGCACATCCCGTTTATGACGAATTTTGGGAAAGCAGGAACATTAAGAAGCATTTGAAAAACATTAAACCTGCTGTGCTGGTCGTTGGCGGCTGGTTTGATGCGGAGGATTTATATGGTGCCTTGAAGACTTATGCGGCCATCGAAAAGCAGACGCCGGGCAACAATAATCGCCTCGTAATGGGCCCCTGGACGCATGGCGGCTGGGCTGCGCCGCAATGGAAGTCGTTTGCGCAATATGATTTTGGCGGCGATTTGAACAAATATTTCCAGGAAGAGATTGAGACGAAGTTTTTTAATTTTTATCTTAAAGGAAAAGGCAGCTCTGATCAGCCCGAGGTGACGGTTTACGAAACGGGTTCAAATCAATGGAAAAATTATGATGTCTGGCCACCGAAGAATAGTGAGCCGACGACCTATTATTTGAATGCAAAAGGTTCACTAACAGCAGCTAAGCCAAATGCAAAAAAAGGTGAGACGGCGTATGAGAGCGATCCTGCCAACCCGGTTCCCTACACAAGCGTGACGGGCAGCCGCAGGAATAATGCATATATGGCCGAAGATCAGCGATTTGCCTCCAAACGGCCGGACGTGCTTAGCTTTCAAACAGATTCTTTGACATCAAATGTGACATTAACCGGCGAGATCATTGCCAATTTAATGGTTTCCACAACTGGCTCTGACGCGGATTTTATTGTAAAAGTGATTGATGTATGGCCCGCCAACACGTCGGTTCCTGGTGCTAAAGAGGGTGATAAGGCAGTGGATATGAGCGGTTACCAGCAAATGGTGCGGGCAGAAGTGCTTCGTGGAAAATTCCGCAACAGCTTTTCAAAACCGGAGCCTTTTACAAAAGACAAAGTGGAAAAAGTGACGGTAAAGCTCAACGAAACGGCGCACACATTTAAAAAAGGCCACCGCATTATGGTGCAGATCCAGAGCAGCTGGTTTCCGCTGGTAGACAGGAACCCACAGAAATTCCTGAACATTTTTGAAGCCAGTGAGTCGGATTTTCAAAAATCAAAAATTACGATTCACCATAACGCACAATACAGCAGCAGCATCTTATTGCCCGTCTTGAAATAAGGACGGTTTTGATTCCTAAACACCTGTAAATCATGAAAATGTTCACCGGGAAATTTCCCGCATATCTGATCGCGTGCCTGCTTTTCGTCGCATCCACGGCAGCTTTTGCACAAACGAAAAAGGAGCAGTTCAGGGTTTTAGCCATGGCTGAGCCGGGCGGACATCACATTGAATATTCGAAACGGGCGCGGATCTGGCTGGATTCATTGGCTGCCAAGGAGAATTTTACTATTGATTACATTGATAAAACAGATCCTATTAACGAGGCCTATCTTGCTAACTATCAATTAATTATTCAACTCGATTATGTTCCTTATGCCTGGAAACCGGAAGCTTCCGCGGCGTTTGAAAAATATATCAATGAAGGAAAAGGCGGCTGGATCGGGTTTCATCATGCCACATTACTTGGTGAGTTTGATGGTTATAAAATATGGCCTTGGTTTTCAGAATTTATGGGCGGCATTCGTTACAAAAATTACATTGCCGATTTTGCGGCAGGAACTGTGAATATTGAGAAGAAGAACCATCCGGTTATGAAAGACGTTCCGGCATCTTTTTTGGTTAAAAAAGAGGAGTGGTACATTTATGACAAAAGCCCGCGGCCTAATGTGGATGTGCTCGCGAGCGTTGATGAATCCACCTATTCGCCTGATTCAAAGGTCAAAATGGGCGACCATCCGGTCATTTGGTCTAATACGAAAGTGAAGGCGAAGAATGT of Dyadobacter chenhuakuii contains these proteins:
- a CDS encoding CocE/NonD family hydrolase, with protein sequence MHKRFLLLILLLSTCICQAQNQAAPDTNWIRENYIKTEQYITMRDGVKLFTAIYAPRDSSQAYPILMQRTPYSVRPYGVNKYRRSLGPNVYLMREKYIFVYQDARGRYKSEGTFREMTPAIEKKSGNKDVDESSDTYDTIEWLLKNTKNNGKVGQSGISFPGFYSSAALPDAHPALKAVSPQAPMSDEFIGDDCYHNGAFFLMDNFGFYSGFDGPKSADGENYKSFFNAEYKDAYKYFLDFGPLKKANTDAYFSDPNSIWRQTVAHPVYDEFWESRNIKKHLKNIKPAVLVVGGWFDAEDLYGALKTYAAIEKQTPGNNNRLVMGPWTHGGWAAPQWKSFAQYDFGGDLNKYFQEEIETKFFNFYLKGKGSSDQPEVTVYETGSNQWKNYDVWPPKNSEPTTYYLNAKGSLTAAKPNAKKGETAYESDPANPVPYTSVTGSRRNNAYMAEDQRFASKRPDVLSFQTDSLTSNVTLTGEIIANLMVSTTGSDADFIVKVIDVWPANTSVPGAKEGDKAVDMSGYQQMVRAEVLRGKFRNSFSKPEPFTKDKVEKVTVKLNETAHTFKKGHRIMVQIQSSWFPLVDRNPQKFLNIFEASESDFQKSKITIHHNAQYSSSILLPVLK
- a CDS encoding ThuA domain-containing protein; translation: MKMFTGKFPAYLIACLLFVASTAAFAQTKKEQFRVLAMAEPGGHHIEYSKRARIWLDSLAAKENFTIDYIDKTDPINEAYLANYQLIIQLDYVPYAWKPEASAAFEKYINEGKGGWIGFHHATLLGEFDGYKIWPWFSEFMGGIRYKNYIADFAAGTVNIEKKNHPVMKDVPASFLVKKEEWYIYDKSPRPNVDVLASVDESTYSPDSKVKMGDHPVIWSNTKVKAKNVYIFMGHSPVLFESVVYKTIFKNAIFWAVRK